Part of the Propioniciclava sp. MC1595 genome is shown below.
CAACAAGATCGACCTGGCGAATGAGACCGACCTGGTGCCGCTGCGCACGGTCGCGCCGGATGCGCTGTTCGTGTCGGCGCGCACGGGAGCCGGGCTGGAGGAGCTGCGCGCCCGCATCGAGGAGCGGCTGCCCCGGCCGGCGGTCGAGGTGGAGGCGCTGGTGCCGTACGCGCGGCACGACCTGATCGACCGCATCCACAAGGCGGGGGAGATCGTCTCGACCGAGCACACGGGTGAGGGGACGCTCGTGCGGGCGCGGGTCAATCAGGACCTAGCCGGCGAGCTGGCGGAGTTCGCGCGATGAACGACTTCCTGCCGCTGTGGCACATCGCCCACCGGGCCGACTGGGAGGCCGCGCTGGCCGACGGCGTCTACCTGCACTCCACGCGGGGGCGCACGCTGGGGGAGGAAGGGTTCATCCACTGCTCCTACCCCCATCAGGTCGGCGTGGTGGCACGGACGTTCTACGCCGACGACCCCGAGCCGCTGGTGATCCTGGAGATCGACCGGACGAAGCTGGGTGCCACCAAGGTGCGCGTGGAGTCGGTCGAGGGGGTCGGGTACCCGCACCTGTACGGGCCGCTGCCCACAGCTGCGGTCGAGCTGATGCGGGCCCTGGCTTTCGACGAGGACGGCGCGCTGATGCTCGGCGACCCCGAGGACCCGGCCACCGGCGAGCCGCCGGTCGAGGACGACCCGATCAAGGAGATGTTCTCCGCGGGCTCCTGACGTTGGCGGTGTTGTCCGTTTGTTGTCCGGGTGGGTCGCCCCGTCGGAACGACGCCGCGTTGAAGTAGCCTCGATCAGGTGCCGTCCCGAACCGACCAGATCCTCGACGCCGCCGTCGAGGCCATCGGTGGTGCGCCCCGCGAAGGCCAGGTGACGATGGCCCGTGCGATCGAGCACGCCTTCGATACGGGTGAGCACCTGCTCGTCCAGGCGGGCACCGGCACGGGCAAGTCGCTGGGCTACCTCGCCCCCGCGCTAGCGCACCTGCACGAGAACCCGCGCGGCCGGGTCATCGTCGCCACCGCCACCCTCGCGCTGCAGGCCCAGCTGGCGAACTCCGACATCCCCGCCGCGCTGGACGCCGCCGAGAAGGTCACCGGACGCCGCGCCACCGCCGCGATCCTGAAGGGCCGCACCAACTACGCCTGCCTGCACCGCGCGATCGAGGGCACGGGTGCCGAGCAGGACTCCCTCCTCGGCGGCGAGGTGCTCGCCGAGGGCCTGCGGTCCGCGAAGGCCGACACGGCGTCCGTGATCGGGGCCGAGGTGGTCGCCCTGCGCGAGTGGGTGCAGACCGAACTGGACGCCGACGGCGCGGGAGACCGCGACGACGCCCCCACGCACACCGCCGCCGCGTGGGCCCAGGTGTCGGTGCCGGTGCGGGAGTGCCTCGGCCAGCAGTGCGCGTTCTTCGAGGCCTGCTTCGTCGAGCGGTCGCGCGAGACCGCGCGCAACTCCCAGCTGGTGGTGACCAACCACGCCCTGCTCGCCATCGACGCGATGCACGGCAACTCGGTCCTGCCCGAGCACGACTTCCTCGTCATCGACGAGGCCCACGAGCTGACCTCCCGGGTGACGGGGGCGGCCTCCCACGAGTTGAGCCCGCAGCAGGTCGAGCGGGTCGCCCGCCGCTGCCTGCCCCTCCTGGACGACGACGACCTCGCCGTCGAGTTCCTCGACCTCGGCGACGCCCTGCAGCAGGCCCTCGACGAGGCGCCGCTGGAGCGGATCGAGGACCCGGACTCACCCCTCATCCCCGTGCTGCAGCGCATCCGCGAGGTGAGCCGCGCGGTGGTCAGCGAGCTCAAGGGCGACGACCCCGACCGCAAGCAGGCCGCCGCGGCGGCCAAGGAGGTCTTCGACGTCGCCGAGGCGATGGCGGCGCTGAAGCCGACCGACGTGCTGTGGGTGTCCGAGCGCGAGCGGTTCGGCCGCTGGCTGGTCGTGGCACCCCTCGACGTGGCCGGGCTCCTGCGCGAGGGCGTGCTGTCGAACACGACGACGGTGCTCACGTCGGCCACGCTCAAGCTGGGTGGCGACTTCGAGTCGATCGCCTCGTCGGTCGGCCTGCACCGCGGCGACCGTCTGCTCGACACCGAACCCGAGGAACCCACCGGCCTGGAGTGGCGCGCCCTCGACGTCGGGTCCCCGTTCGACTACGCCAGGCAGGGCATCCTCTACGTCGCGCAGCACCTGCCCAACCCCGGCCGCGACGGGATCGGCCCCGAGGCGTTGGCCGAGGTGGCCGAGTTGGTCTGGGCCGCGGGCGGGCGCACGCTGGGCCTGTTCGCCTCGCAGCGCAACGCCGAGGCGGCCGCCCGGCACTGCCGCACCGAGCTGCCCAAGATGACGATCCTGTGCCAGGGGGACGCGCAGCTGTCCGAGCTGACCCGCCGCTTCATCGACGAGCCCGAGACCAGCCTGTTCGGCACGCTCAGCCTGTGGCAGGGCGTCGACGTGCCCGGCGACACCTGCCAGCTCGTGATCATCGACAAGATCCCGTTCCCGCGCCCCGACGAGCCGCTCCTGCAGGCCCGCCAGAAGGCGGTCGCCCAAGCGGGCGGCAACGGGTTCATGGCCGTGGCCGCCACCCATGCCGCCCTGCTGTTGGCGCAGGGGTCCGGACGCCTCATCCGGCGGTTGTCCGACCGCGGGGTCGTGGCCGTGCTGGACCCGCGCTTGCGCAAGGCCCGTTACGGCAGCTTCCTGCGGGCGTCCATGCCCGGATTCTGGTCGACCACCGACCGCGAGGTCGCGGTCAACGCGCTGCGCCGGTTGGCCGGCGACTGAGCCCGCGGCGTCCGAGGTCTCACTCCCCGAGCGCCAGTGCGGCCGCCGGTGGCACCTTCGCCGCACGGATCGACGGCAGCACCGAGGCCAGCCAGCCGGCGAGCAGGGCGACCACCACGATGAGCGCCAGCCGTTCCCACGGGACGCGGAGGAGCAGTTCGGCGTCCGCACTGACCAGGGCCGACACGCCGGCGAACCCGTACACGATGCCCAGCACCAGCCCCAGCACCACGGCCACCGCGGCGAGCAGGACCGCCTCCCAACCCAGCGAGGCCCGCAGTTGCCCGCGGGTGAGCCCCATGGCCCGCAGCAGGCCCGATTCCTGGCGCCGTTCGTGCACCGACAGCGCGAGCGTGTTGCCGATGCCCACCACCGCGATGACCACCGCCACCGCGAGCAGCCCCAGGACCACCAGCAGCACCGTGTCGATCATCTGCTGCACCTGCACGCGGCGCTCGGCCACCGAGTTCACGTCGACGCCGGGACCCACCTCGCCAAGCGCGGCGCCCACGCGGGCGACCGCCCCCACCGGGTCCACGCCATCGACCAGGCGCACACCCAGGGAACGCATCGGGTGTGGGTCCAACTGGGCCATGGTGGCCGGGGTCACCGCGTTCAGGCCGTCCGCGCGAGGGTTGACCGCAACGGTGAGGGTCACCTGCCGTTCGGCGCCGGTCAGCGTGATGGGCACACCGTCGGGCAACTTCATCTCGGGACCGACCAGCAGCACGCCGTCGGTGAGCTGCCCCAGGTCGATGGGGGCGCGCAGGACCCCCGCCGAGTCGGGCTCCATGCCCCGGAGGGGCACCCACTGCCCGTCCTCGGTCGTGGCCGAACTCGACAGCAGCACCGTGGAGGCCGCGACGTCCGGCAGCGTGGCGGCCAGCTCCACCTGCGCGTCGCTCAGCAGCTCCCAGCTGGTGACCTCGACGTCCATCGGGTAGTGGCGTGCGAGGTCGGCCTCGATGGAGGCCTGCCCGGTCGCGGCGCCGACGGTCATCATCGTGACGAGGGTGACCCCGACCAGGAGCGCCCCCGTGGTGGCGGCGGCCCGCCCGGGGTTGCGGACGGCGTTGTCGGCCGCGAGCTCGGCGGGCAGCCCGCCCGCGCGGCGCAAGCCGGCACCCAGCAGTCGCGCGAGGACGGGGACGATGCGGCGTCCGACCCCGAGCACACCCGCGACGCTGAGCAGGCCGCCCGCGATGCCCACCAGGACGCTGAGGCTGGCGGCGACGTTGGCCAGCGGTAGGGCCACCGCGCCCGCTACCAGGATGACGAAGCCGGTGAGAGTCACGACGAGGGCCACGACCGGACGCCCCTGCCGCACCCGCGGATCCACCGCGGTCGCGACCTGGGGACGCATCGCCGCCAGCGGGGGGACCCGCGTCGCCTGGCGGGCCGGGATGAGCGCGGCACCGACGGCGAGCGCGACGCCCACCACCAGGGGCACGACGATATCGCGCGGGGCGATGGCCAGGCCGTCGATGGCCAGCACCGGGTTGCCCTGCGACAGCGGCGCGATCCCGGCGACGGCTGCGGCGCCCAACCCGAGGCCGACGAGCGCCGACACCAGGCCCAGCACGGCGGCCTCGGCCAGGACCGTGCGGAACACCTGGCCCTGCGTGGCCCCCACGGTGCGCAGCAGCGCGAGCTGGCGGGTGCGCTGCGCGACCAGGATCGCGAAGGTGTTGGCCACGACGAGCCCCGCCACGATGACCGCGACCGCACCGAAGGCCAACAGCATCGCGGCCAGTTGCTCCGAGCCGCGCGTGAACTCCCTGACGCGCTGGTCGGACGCCTCGGACGCGGTGAGCACGGCCGCCCCCGTCCCGGCCGTCTCGGGGACCGCGAGGACGGCGTTGCGCAGCTCGGCCTCGGGGAGCGTGCCGTGCACGTAGAGGTCGGTGTAGCTCGTGCGGCCCGACAGCCGCTGGATGCCCTCCATGGTGAGGAAGACGTGGGGCATCTCGCGGTAGGCGGTGGTGTCGGCGCCGGCGTCCACGATGCCGACGATCGTGTACTCCTGCCGGTCCTCGACCTCGAACGTCGCGGTGTCGCCCGGACGCCAGCCGCGCAGCTCGGCGGCCACGCGGTTCACGGCAGCCTCGCGGTCGGACCCGGGGAGGCGTCCCTCGAGGAGCTGGGTGCGGTCGGACAGCTCGGGTGGCGTCTGCACCAGGAACGTCTGGGCGCTGTTGTCGTCCACGGACCCCGCGTAGGTCGACACCACCGGCCGCACCCGGTCGACGCCGGGAAGGGCGCGCAGGGTGGCCACGTAGGACTCGGGGAGGGTGGGCGGCGCGGCGGAATCGGGGTCCTGGGTGAGGACGACCTTGGCGTCGCGCGTGGCGCCGCCGGCTGCGGCGCGCAGCGACGTGTCCAGGGAGCTGGCGAGCATGAGGGCGGCGGCGACGAAGCCGACGCCCAGGGCGAGGGCCAGGGCCGCCGAGAGCAGGCGGCGGGGCGAGGTCAGCACCGGGTCACGCCCCGATCGTGGCGCGCTCGTCGGCGGCGATGCGGCCGTCGGCCAGCCGCAGGATGCGGTCGGCGTACGAGGCGGCGGTCGCGTCGTGGGTGACCATGACGATCGTCTGGCCCAGGTCGCTGACCGAGGCGCGCAGGAAGGTGAGGAGCTGCTCGGAGGCCGCCGAGTCGAGCGCACCGGTCGGTTCGTCGGCGAAGACCACGTCGGGCCGGGTGATCAGCGCGCGGGCCGCGGCGACGCGCTGCTGCTGGCCGCCGGAAAGCTCGGACGGCCGGTGGGTGAGCCGGTCGCCGATGCCGAGCACGTCGACGACGTGGTTGAACCAGTCCTGGTCGGGCTTGCGGTGGGCCAGCTTGAGGGGGAGCAAGATGTTGGCCCGGGCGTCCATGGTGGGGAGCAGGTTGAACGCCTGGAAGATGAAGCCGACGCGTTCGCGACGTAGCAGGGTGAGGGCCTTGTCATCGAGGGCGGTGATCTCGACGTCGCCGATCCAGGACCGGCCCGACGTCGCGGCGTCCAGCCCGGCGGTGAGGTGCATCAGGGTGGACTTGCCTGAACCCGAGGGGCCCATGACGGCGGTGAACTCGCCGCGGTGGATCTCGACGGTCACGGCGTCCAGGGCGCGGACGAGCGTCTCCCCGCTGCCGTAGGTCTTGGTCAGGGACTCGGTGCGGACGGCCGCGCCGGCATCAGACATGCGAACTCCTCGTCACGTTGCTGGTTCTCCCGGCAACGTAACGAGGAGTCGTGGGGCGTCGGATCGCCTCAGGGGCGTGAGGTCGCGTCCTCCCACGGACGCAGGTGCTGCCCCCGTGGGCGGAGCGTCAGACGCGGCGCAGGACCGCGGTGACCTTGCCCAGGATGGTGGCGGCGTTGCCGTCGATGGGCTCGTAGGCGGCGTTGTGGGGGAGCAGCCAGACCTGCCCCGGCGTCCGCTTGAAGGTCTTGACCGTCGCCTCGCCGTCGATCATCGCGGCGACGATGTCGCCGTTGTTCGCGTCGGGCTGCTGGCGGACCACCACGTAGTCGCCCTCGCAGATGGCCGCGTCGATCATCGAGTCGCCCTTGACCTCGAGCAGGAACAGCGTGCCCTCGCCCACTAGGTCGCGGGGGAGCGGGAGCACCTCCTCCACCCTCTCCTCGGCCAGGATCGGCCCGCCGGCCGCGATGCGGCCGACCATGGGCACGTTGACCGCGCGCGAGACGTGCACGTCGTCGCCGTACCCGGACGCCGCGGGCTCGGCCTGGTCGGGGGCCGGCACGCCCTCGGGGTGGATGTAGGCCGGGCCGTCGCTGTTGGGCAGGTGCACCATCAGCGCGCGGGGGCGCTTGGGGTCACGCGACAGGAAGCCCTTGCCCTCGAGCACCTTGAGCTGGTGGGTGACGCTCGAGGGGGACGCCAGCCCGACCGCGTCGCCCATCTCGCGGATGGTGGGCGGGTAGCCGCGCGTTTCCAGGGCGTCCTTGATCGTCTCGAGGATCAGTCGCTGCCGGATCGTGAGGCCCTGCGCGTCCTCCCCTTGGACGGGGAGGTTGCGGGCCTTCGCGATCGCCGCGATGTCGTCGTCGGTCGGCCGCCCTCGCCGGGTCTGCTTGGGGATGTCGGGGCGGGCCTTGCCGCGCCGCGTGAACTCCGTCGCCATGCGTCCACGCTAGGGCAATCGAACGCAGCATTCAAACATGTGTTCGGGCGTGTTCGAACAGTCGATCCCCTTGCCTCAAGAAATGTCAGAGGGGCCTGCGAGGGTCTGACCAGACCACAACACGGGTCGAACGATTGTGCGAATGGTGCTTGCATTCGCACGGGCGTTCGAGAATACTGTTCGAACAGGCGTTCGAAGAAGGAGATCATGATGACCGCTCAGCTGCTGGAGTACACCTCCCCCTCTGACGTGCTCGTCCGCCGCGTGCAGGCCGCACGTGCCGCCTCCGTTCGGGCGACGGTGGCCCCGCACCGCGAGGGCAACGTCATCCACGCCTCGTGGGGTGCCACCCAGGCCCGGGCTTGCGACGTGTCGCGTCCGGCCGAGGTCGTGCCGGCCCCCGCCGTGGCTCCGGTCGCCGCCGCGCCCGCCACCCGCCTGGTGTGGACGGAGCGGGGGGTCGCCGTGATGGTGTCCCTGGTGGCGCTGGTCTTCGGTGTCATGCTGACCACCGTCGTGGGCGCCTTCCTCTCGGTGAGCAACTCCCCGCTGGTCGCCCTGGTCGGCGGCTGAGCGACCCCTCGGCCCCGGTTTTCGGGTGGTTCCCGAGCGCGACACGCCGTACGCACGGCGTGTCCCCGGCGTGGGGCTTGCATTGTGGTGAGGACTGCTCCTAACCTCTACATGTAGTAGTTACACCGTTGTGTTTCATCCACAGATTGTGGTCAGTCGCACACACGCTGTACACGGTTCATCCACACGTTCCTCCACAGAGGGGGTTCGTCGCGGCCATGTTGAGGAGGTGGGTCCCGGTGCACTGCCCGTACTGCCGGTTCAACGACTCACGCGTCCTCGACTCCCGCGTCGCCGAGGACGGCAGCTCCATCCGCCGGCGCCGCGAGTGCCGCTCCTGCACCAAGCGGTTCACCACCCTCGAGCAGATGCAGCTCGTGGTCGTGAAGCGCTCCGGCGTCGTCGAGCCCTTCTCCCGCGAGAAGGTCGTCACCGGCGTCCGCAAGGCCTGCAAGGGCCGCCCGGTCACCGAGGCCGACCTCGC
Proteins encoded:
- a CDS encoding DUF952 domain-containing protein, whose amino-acid sequence is MNDFLPLWHIAHRADWEAALADGVYLHSTRGRTLGEEGFIHCSYPHQVGVVARTFYADDPEPLVILEIDRTKLGATKVRVESVEGVGYPHLYGPLPTAAVELMRALAFDEDGALMLGDPEDPATGEPPVEDDPIKEMFSAGS
- a CDS encoding ATP-dependent DNA helicase, which gives rise to MARAIEHAFDTGEHLLVQAGTGTGKSLGYLAPALAHLHENPRGRVIVATATLALQAQLANSDIPAALDAAEKVTGRRATAAILKGRTNYACLHRAIEGTGAEQDSLLGGEVLAEGLRSAKADTASVIGAEVVALREWVQTELDADGAGDRDDAPTHTAAAWAQVSVPVRECLGQQCAFFEACFVERSRETARNSQLVVTNHALLAIDAMHGNSVLPEHDFLVIDEAHELTSRVTGAASHELSPQQVERVARRCLPLLDDDDLAVEFLDLGDALQQALDEAPLERIEDPDSPLIPVLQRIREVSRAVVSELKGDDPDRKQAAAAAKEVFDVAEAMAALKPTDVLWVSERERFGRWLVVAPLDVAGLLREGVLSNTTTVLTSATLKLGGDFESIASSVGLHRGDRLLDTEPEEPTGLEWRALDVGSPFDYARQGILYVAQHLPNPGRDGIGPEALAEVAELVWAAGGRTLGLFASQRNAEAAARHCRTELPKMTILCQGDAQLSELTRRFIDEPETSLFGTLSLWQGVDVPGDTCQLVIIDKIPFPRPDEPLLQARQKAVAQAGGNGFMAVAATHAALLLAQGSGRLIRRLSDRGVVAVLDPRLRKARYGSFLRASMPGFWSTTDREVAVNALRRLAGD
- a CDS encoding ABC transporter permease: MLTSPRRLLSAALALALGVGFVAAALMLASSLDTSLRAAAGGATRDAKVVLTQDPDSAAPPTLPESYVATLRALPGVDRVRPVVSTYAGSVDDNSAQTFLVQTPPELSDRTQLLEGRLPGSDREAAVNRVAAELRGWRPGDTATFEVEDRQEYTIVGIVDAGADTTAYREMPHVFLTMEGIQRLSGRTSYTDLYVHGTLPEAELRNAVLAVPETAGTGAAVLTASEASDQRVREFTRGSEQLAAMLLAFGAVAVIVAGLVVANTFAILVAQRTRQLALLRTVGATQGQVFRTVLAEAAVLGLVSALVGLGLGAAAVAGIAPLSQGNPVLAIDGLAIAPRDIVVPLVVGVALAVGAALIPARQATRVPPLAAMRPQVATAVDPRVRQGRPVVALVVTLTGFVILVAGAVALPLANVAASLSVLVGIAGGLLSVAGVLGVGRRIVPVLARLLGAGLRRAGGLPAELAADNAVRNPGRAAATTGALLVGVTLVTMMTVGAATGQASIEADLARHYPMDVEVTSWELLSDAQVELAATLPDVAASTVLLSSSATTEDGQWVPLRGMEPDSAGVLRAPIDLGQLTDGVLLVGPEMKLPDGVPITLTGAERQVTLTVAVNPRADGLNAVTPATMAQLDPHPMRSLGVRLVDGVDPVGAVARVGAALGEVGPGVDVNSVAERRVQVQQMIDTVLLVVLGLLAVAVVIAVVGIGNTLALSVHERRQESGLLRAMGLTRGQLRASLGWEAVLLAAVAVVLGLVLGIVYGFAGVSALVSADAELLLRVPWERLALIVVVALLAGWLASVLPSIRAAKVPPAAALALGE
- a CDS encoding ABC transporter ATP-binding protein — encoded protein: MSDAGAAVRTESLTKTYGSGETLVRALDAVTVEIHRGEFTAVMGPSGSGKSTLMHLTAGLDAATSGRSWIGDVEITALDDKALTLLRRERVGFIFQAFNLLPTMDARANILLPLKLAHRKPDQDWFNHVVDVLGIGDRLTHRPSELSGGQQQRVAAARALITRPDVVFADEPTGALDSAASEQLLTFLRASVSDLGQTIVMVTHDATAASYADRILRLADGRIAADERATIGA
- the lexA gene encoding transcriptional repressor LexA codes for the protein MATEFTRRGKARPDIPKQTRRGRPTDDDIAAIAKARNLPVQGEDAQGLTIRQRLILETIKDALETRGYPPTIREMGDAVGLASPSSVTHQLKVLEGKGFLSRDPKRPRALMVHLPNSDGPAYIHPEGVPAPDQAEPAASGYGDDVHVSRAVNVPMVGRIAAGGPILAEERVEEVLPLPRDLVGEGTLFLLEVKGDSMIDAAICEGDYVVVRQQPDANNGDIVAAMIDGEATVKTFKRTPGQVWLLPHNAAYEPIDGNAATILGKVTAVLRRV